From Candidatus Poribacteria bacterium, the proteins below share one genomic window:
- a CDS encoding DegT/DnrJ/EryC1/StrS family aminotransferase has product MPARLAIDGGTPVIADSVPGGMHGPSVIDAREINAVTEVLRSGKLFRFVEDSNVASFEKEAAAYLGTKHALMVNSGTSAIICALTGLGVGPGDEVIVPGYTFIATAAAIVGVGAIPVIAEIDDSLGLDIADVERKITPHTKAILPVHMQGVPGRLEAIVELAQKHNLFVVEDCCQCVGGQYKGKYAGTWGHAGAWSLNYYKVISCGEGGLVFSDDYDTYERAAFAAEPGLPMWMSDSEWKNKPFSRQCYRTSEILGAIARVQLSKLEDILGHTRRLKKAFTAELAETPKGYIRQHVDDPTGECGISAAIIVRDVELAKKYAEALKGEGLNAGTAYNEGFPDRHIYTYWDSILFKHSPDASGYPWKDPRYTGDVEYSRDMCPQTLSILGRALRFGFNVNMQEEHARLMAAAINKVDDFFND; this is encoded by the coding sequence ATGCCAGCACGTTTAGCAATAGATGGCGGAACCCCCGTTATTGCCGATTCTGTACCCGGCGGAATGCACGGGCCCAGTGTGATAGATGCGCGTGAGATCAATGCTGTGACAGAGGTCTTGCGCAGTGGAAAACTTTTTCGATTCGTTGAGGATTCCAATGTAGCCAGTTTTGAGAAGGAGGCAGCGGCGTACCTTGGGACGAAACACGCGTTGATGGTGAACTCCGGGACCTCCGCAATCATCTGCGCACTGACTGGGCTCGGTGTCGGCCCGGGAGACGAGGTGATTGTTCCGGGCTACACTTTTATCGCCACTGCCGCTGCGATTGTCGGTGTGGGTGCGATTCCAGTCATAGCGGAAATCGACGATTCGCTCGGTTTAGATATTGCCGATGTGGAACGAAAAATTACACCCCATACGAAAGCTATCTTACCGGTCCACATGCAAGGTGTCCCGGGCCGACTTGAGGCGATTGTCGAACTCGCGCAGAAGCACAACCTCTTTGTTGTTGAGGATTGCTGTCAGTGTGTCGGCGGACAGTATAAAGGGAAATACGCTGGAACGTGGGGACACGCAGGTGCGTGGAGTCTTAACTACTACAAAGTCATCTCTTGCGGTGAAGGTGGGCTCGTCTTTAGCGATGACTACGACACCTATGAGCGCGCAGCCTTCGCAGCGGAACCGGGTTTACCGATGTGGATGAGTGATTCTGAATGGAAGAACAAACCTTTTTCTCGGCAGTGTTACCGAACGAGTGAAATTTTGGGGGCGATCGCACGCGTGCAGCTTTCAAAATTAGAGGACATCTTAGGACACACGCGCAGACTGAAAAAAGCGTTTACCGCGGAACTCGCTGAGACACCGAAAGGTTATATCCGTCAACATGTAGATGATCCGACCGGTGAGTGTGGTATTAGTGCCGCGATTATTGTGCGTGATGTGGAACTCGCGAAAAAATACGCCGAAGCGCTCAAAGGTGAGGGGCTGAACGCCGGCACGGCTTACAACGAAGGTTTCCCCGATCGGCATATCTATACCTATTGGGATTCTATTCTCTTCAAGCATTCGCCCGACGCTTCTGGATATCCGTGGAAAGATCCACGCTACACAGGAGATGTTGAGTACTCGCGGGATATGTGTCCACAGACGTTATCCATCCTCGGTCGTGCGTTGCGATTTGGGTTTAACGTGAATATGCAAGAGGAGCATGCGCGGTTGATGGCAGCCGCAATTAACAAAGTGGACGATTTTTTTAACGATTAA
- a CDS encoding GNAT family N-acetyltransferase, with the protein MIKLTFQECFVLADRLGDTPMTVISASRLKQGMCDAYIAGSLPDVNAALVFDAFCADEPCGFGTDAEALWQLLKETHGWGCVNVESTCAASLGALIEADRGTSIRYYGDVCHALLEPVHCYSNEAVRLLTLEDTVRLAKAPSEVQGNGYKTHEALLTNGIAAGAVVDGNIVAIAHTYAETDLHADIGVSTVEQWRGKGFATAAAFLVAREIQAKGKVPAWSCGEDNAASLRVAQKLGFTEVGRRTYVIPIF; encoded by the coding sequence ATGATTAAACTTACGTTCCAAGAATGTTTTGTGCTGGCGGATCGCCTCGGGGACACCCCCATGACGGTTATTTCCGCGTCCCGCTTGAAGCAGGGGATGTGCGATGCTTACATTGCTGGCAGCCTGCCGGATGTCAACGCAGCGCTCGTCTTCGACGCGTTTTGTGCAGACGAACCCTGTGGGTTCGGCACTGATGCCGAGGCGTTATGGCAACTTTTAAAAGAGACCCACGGATGGGGGTGTGTCAACGTCGAGAGCACCTGCGCTGCATCTCTCGGGGCACTTATTGAAGCCGACAGGGGCACATCCATCCGTTATTATGGTGATGTCTGTCATGCCCTTTTGGAGCCTGTCCATTGCTATTCAAACGAGGCAGTTCGTCTTCTAACATTAGAAGATACTGTGCGTCTGGCAAAGGCTCCGTCGGAAGTCCAGGGAAACGGTTACAAAACGCACGAAGCACTGCTAACAAACGGGATCGCCGCGGGAGCCGTTGTGGATGGTAATATCGTCGCCATCGCGCATACCTATGCGGAGACTGACCTACATGCCGACATCGGTGTTTCGACAGTCGAGCAGTGGCGTGGAAAAGGGTTTGCGACCGCTGCGGCATTCCTCGTCGCTCGAGAGATTCAGGCAAAAGGGAAAGTACCGGCTTGGAGTTGTGGTGAAGACAACGCCGCTTCACTTCGCGTGGCACAGAAACTCGGTTTCACTGAAGTCGGGCGCCGCACCTATGTCATCCCTATTTTCTAA
- a CDS encoding MBL fold metallo-hydrolase — MKVTILGSGTSTGVPEYQCNCETCQDARDVNSKNYRTRSSIHIEKEGKHLQFDLGPNFMDQIVRNRIERIDAVIFTHSHADHVSGTNDIVMPCRKQQMDMPIYGPEQTIGILQRNFDYMFTKETFQGGGVGHLLPNVIEEKERLALHGFDIMPIPVEHGNVPTYGYRIDDFGYLPDVKRLPKASQDLLNGVDVLVIDALSFNPRHPTHLSVGEALEISAALKPRKTYFTHIMHRLDHRYFPEQCKEMDIELPDDAYLAYDGQVIQL, encoded by the coding sequence ATGAAAGTTACGATTTTAGGTTCAGGCACCTCAACAGGCGTTCCTGAGTATCAATGCAACTGCGAAACCTGCCAAGACGCGCGGGATGTCAACTCAAAAAACTACCGGACTCGTTCATCAATCCATATCGAAAAAGAGGGGAAGCACCTCCAATTCGACCTCGGTCCCAATTTCATGGATCAGATCGTTCGGAACCGGATTGAGCGGATAGATGCCGTTATCTTCACACACTCGCATGCCGATCATGTCAGTGGAACGAACGACATTGTGATGCCGTGCCGAAAACAGCAAATGGATATGCCCATCTACGGTCCTGAGCAGACGATTGGTATCCTACAACGCAACTTCGATTATATGTTTACAAAGGAGACGTTCCAAGGTGGTGGTGTCGGACATCTACTACCGAATGTGATTGAAGAAAAGGAACGACTGGCGTTGCATGGATTCGATATTATGCCAATTCCAGTTGAACACGGGAACGTTCCGACTTATGGCTATCGAATCGACGACTTCGGATACCTACCAGATGTGAAGCGATTGCCGAAGGCGTCGCAAGACCTACTGAATGGGGTTGACGTGCTGGTGATTGACGCGCTCAGTTTCAATCCGAGACATCCAACGCATCTTTCAGTCGGTGAAGCATTGGAAATCAGTGCGGCTTTAAAACCGAGGAAGACCTACTTCACGCATATTATGCACCGACTGGATCATCGGTATTTTCCGGAGCAGTGTAAAGAGATGGACATTGAACTCCCAGACGATGCCTATCTCGCGTATGATGGACAGGTAATTCAGCTATAG
- a CDS encoding HlyD family efflux transporter periplasmic adaptor subunit — translation MKKVIIAAAVVLVLVVAIGWVVLGRGKNGTDPSLDKKIEVVERGDFQMRISATGNLEPLIDVEIKSNVEGEIIKLHVQNSDRVEKGQILLELDPELYQEGKKQAQADVAAAKAQVRQAELNIELKNERLDSELTQADADLKIAQANLETTKATTITQVSQAETNVQTTKNSLAQDTIALDQADIALAQAKITLSENEASLRSAKVSLDNAKSELDRNTELFDKGLVSKKALEDAQAQHANAEVQHENAITRVDSQKQSITSQERTINTRETAIVTREAILANEERNLENLKKMRQKSEEEAQLRVDNSETRLQELISTFDNEKLLTQQSRVSAEANKLRRESNLKNEEERLDWTTIRAPMAGIVTLLELEEGEIVTSGRSAFSQSPPIMTIVDPSKMVVKTFINEVDMERLRLDHRAEIKVDAYQTKTYDGTVYEISPSGAEQDNIISFEVMIEVSGSPEELRPGMSADVDIITYEEKGVLLLPIDALINEPSATVTAQVDNTKPYKVNQPIEVQTVSEKIFRGTVANVGSNDVTISLDSSQRGIRPGPTTLSLLVKGKKQADGIRATINMSKGKAVMLDDGSSKGTRTEVETGMQNETHVIVKSGLKANDRVILQQRKPPQGGFGR, via the coding sequence TTGAAGAAAGTGATTATTGCTGCTGCCGTTGTTTTGGTCCTCGTCGTTGCCATCGGTTGGGTCGTCCTGGGCCGCGGGAAAAACGGGACAGATCCATCTCTGGATAAAAAAATTGAAGTCGTTGAACGTGGCGATTTCCAAATGCGTATTAGCGCAACAGGCAACTTGGAACCGCTCATCGACGTAGAAATAAAATCCAACGTGGAAGGCGAAATCATTAAACTCCATGTTCAAAACAGCGATAGGGTTGAAAAGGGCCAAATATTGCTGGAACTGGATCCCGAACTCTATCAAGAAGGGAAAAAACAGGCACAAGCGGATGTCGCAGCTGCCAAAGCACAGGTCAGACAAGCAGAACTAAACATAGAACTCAAAAACGAGCGGCTTGACAGCGAACTCACGCAGGCGGATGCAGATCTGAAAATCGCTCAAGCCAACCTTGAGACCACTAAAGCCACAACGATAACACAAGTCAGTCAGGCAGAAACAAATGTTCAGACCACTAAGAACTCGCTTGCACAGGATACAATCGCCTTAGATCAAGCCGACATCGCGCTTGCACAGGCAAAAATTACGTTGTCTGAAAATGAAGCCTCCCTCAGATCTGCAAAGGTTTCCTTAGATAACGCCAAATCAGAACTCGATCGTAACACGGAACTCTTTGATAAGGGACTGGTTTCCAAAAAGGCATTAGAGGACGCCCAAGCCCAGCACGCCAACGCTGAAGTCCAACACGAAAATGCCATAACACGGGTAGACTCACAGAAACAATCGATCACATCGCAAGAGCGAACGATCAATACACGCGAGACTGCCATCGTAACACGTGAGGCAATATTGGCGAACGAGGAACGAAACCTCGAAAACCTGAAAAAAATGCGGCAGAAGTCAGAGGAGGAAGCACAACTCCGTGTCGACAATTCCGAAACTCGGTTACAAGAACTCATATCGACTTTCGACAATGAAAAATTGCTAACCCAGCAATCCAGGGTCAGTGCTGAAGCAAATAAACTGCGTAGGGAAAGTAATCTAAAAAATGAAGAAGAACGGCTTGATTGGACCACAATCAGGGCACCTATGGCGGGAATTGTTACGCTCCTTGAACTCGAAGAGGGGGAAATCGTGACGTCTGGACGTTCTGCCTTCTCGCAGAGTCCGCCCATTATGACGATTGTGGATCCTTCCAAAATGGTCGTCAAAACCTTCATCAACGAAGTCGATATGGAGCGTCTCCGTCTCGACCACCGCGCAGAAATCAAGGTAGATGCCTACCAAACAAAAACATACGACGGAACAGTCTATGAAATTTCGCCCAGCGGGGCGGAACAGGATAACATCATTTCATTTGAGGTGATGATAGAAGTTAGTGGGTCCCCAGAGGAACTGCGTCCGGGCATGAGCGCAGATGTCGATATCATTACCTATGAAGAAAAAGGGGTGCTCCTACTACCGATTGATGCCCTTATAAATGAGCCTTCGGCGACTGTCACCGCGCAAGTTGATAATACCAAACCCTACAAGGTAAATCAGCCGATTGAAGTCCAGACTGTCAGTGAAAAGATTTTCAGGGGCACTGTGGCAAATGTGGGTTCCAACGATGTTACCATTAGTCTTGATAGTTCCCAACGCGGTATTCGTCCGGGACCAACAACGCTATCTCTTTTGGTGAAAGGTAAAAAGCAAGCAGACGGTATACGCGCCACGATTAATATGTCGAAGGGAAAAGCCGTTATGCTCGATGATGGTAGCAGCAAAGGCACACGCACAGAGGTTGAAACCGGTATGCAGAACGAAACACACGTGATCGTCAAAAGCGGACTCAAGGCAAACGACCGCGTTATTCTGCAGCAACGGAAACCGCCACAAGGTGGGTTCGGTAGATAG
- a CDS encoding ABC transporter permease translates to MNLMECVILGISSLRRNPLRSALTILGIIVGVGSVVSMVSVGDGSSAMVLREIERTGGTKMIEIYKDDWDKQSGTLSRAAGSAVRGRSRWQRNRAEDLETEDAFAILDRARGIVNVVAEDDMPGWTVNYKGRTKESRIVASTAGYDRSHNWYPSEGRFFTAEEVEEASSVAVIGSKVAEEVFLGEDPVGKEIKASRQSFRWRGRSGLYEVRLKVIGVMEEKGDAMDTSGWDDRFIIPITTLQQRFKGRDDIERLRVEAVDVDTIPIAIADAKRILGRQHNNTGEEYNYWTATEELATARKVGLVMKALMGGIAGIALMVAGIGVMNIMLVSVTDRTKEIGLRKALGATRNDILAQFLVEAAVLTLGGGIIGAIAGIFMGQGTAALISRFVWEGSNWPSVISFGTMIIALLVSVAIGVFFGLYPANKAAKLTPVEALRSD, encoded by the coding sequence ATGAATTTGATGGAGTGTGTTATTTTAGGCATTTCCAGTCTACGGCGGAACCCGCTCCGCTCCGCACTGACAATTTTAGGGATTATCGTCGGTGTAGGGTCTGTTGTCAGTATGGTATCCGTCGGCGATGGCTCGAGTGCCATGGTCTTACGAGAAATTGAACGGACGGGCGGCACGAAAATGATCGAAATCTATAAAGATGACTGGGACAAACAGTCGGGAACCTTGAGCCGCGCCGCTGGATCAGCTGTGCGTGGAAGAAGCCGATGGCAAAGAAACCGCGCTGAAGATCTGGAAACCGAAGATGCGTTTGCAATCCTTGATAGAGCCAGAGGAATCGTCAATGTCGTCGCCGAAGATGATATGCCCGGTTGGACCGTGAATTATAAAGGACGCACAAAAGAATCTCGTATCGTCGCTTCAACCGCAGGATACGATCGTTCGCACAACTGGTACCCATCGGAGGGTAGATTCTTTACAGCCGAAGAAGTGGAAGAGGCGAGTAGTGTCGCTGTTATCGGTTCCAAGGTCGCCGAAGAGGTTTTTCTCGGCGAAGATCCCGTTGGAAAAGAGATTAAAGCCTCGCGTCAATCCTTCCGGTGGAGAGGTAGAAGTGGGCTTTATGAGGTGCGTCTGAAGGTCATCGGTGTCATGGAAGAGAAAGGCGATGCGATGGACACTTCTGGCTGGGATGACCGTTTTATTATTCCCATAACAACGCTTCAACAACGTTTTAAGGGCAGAGATGACATTGAACGCCTTCGCGTAGAAGCAGTTGACGTGGATACGATTCCAATCGCTATAGCCGACGCCAAACGGATCTTGGGAAGACAACATAACAATACAGGTGAAGAATATAACTATTGGACAGCTACAGAGGAGTTGGCAACTGCCAGAAAAGTGGGGTTAGTGATGAAAGCCCTGATGGGTGGTATTGCTGGCATCGCGCTGATGGTCGCGGGGATCGGCGTAATGAACATTATGCTTGTCTCTGTAACCGACAGGACGAAGGAAATCGGGCTGCGTAAAGCACTCGGCGCAACCCGTAACGACATCCTGGCACAGTTTCTGGTTGAAGCTGCCGTGCTGACCCTTGGCGGGGGTATTATCGGCGCAATTGCTGGTATATTCATGGGGCAAGGAACAGCTGCTCTTATTTCCAGGTTCGTCTGGGAAGGAAGCAATTGGCCCTCAGTGATTTCATTCGGAACGATGATTATCGCATTACTCGTTTCTGTGGCTATTGGTGTTTTCTTCGGGCTTTATCCGGCTAACAAAGCGGCGAAACTTACACCCGTTGAAGCACTCCGTTCCGATTAG